Proteins from a single region of Zavarzinella sp.:
- a CDS encoding DUF1549 and DUF1553 domain-containing protein, whose amino-acid sequence MRLLITGLLFGMLTIPTWAQSPLVSIEVFPPDINLETKRDSQSFIVQAWYADGLSQDVTDQVKATIADAKLARLDKNIVHPIADGATTLKVEFGGKVVDLPVNVKSAAAERAVSFRLDVMPIFMRTGCNAGSCHGAARGKDGFRLSLFGYDPAGDHYRLTREINGRRVNLALPAEGLLMEKAAGKVPHTGGQRIKEGDQYWQSLIRWHEAGVPNDAADVASPISLEVYPKRAVMDGKGTKQRLTVRAKYSDGHDRDVTDLTLFLSNNDNSATITTDGAVTAGERGEVFVMARFATFTVGSPFVVLPKGLKFDFPAVKDNNYIDTLVHKKLRDLRIAPSELCTDEAFLRRVYIDIVGTLPTAQECESFMNNTAPNKREQLIDELLNRKEFSEVWVMKWAELLQIRSDNNVSYKSTLLYYNWLQDRISNNVPVNQWVQELLGATGGTFSNPASNYYLIETDILKTSENVAQVFMGMRIQCAQCHNHPFDRWTMDDYYGFTAFFSQIGRKQGEDPRETIFFDRHSGDVRHPVDNRVMKPKFLGGIEPDRPTEDRRKVLAAWLASPENPYFATNLANIVWSHFFGQGIINEVDDVRISNPASNGELLDELGKKFTSYNYDFKKLVRDICMSQTYQRSTVPNASNEGDTRNFARQSIRRIRAETMLDIISQVTETKNKFQGLPAGARAVQIADGRVTNYFLSTFGRASRESVCSCEVKLEPTLSQSLHLLNGDATTQRIRQGNVTTKLLGTKRPDGEMIEYLYMKTLSRKPTKDELDKLTKILTAEGDKARFFEDLFWALMNSREFVFNH is encoded by the coding sequence ATGCGTTTGTTGATTACTGGATTGTTATTTGGAATGCTTACGATACCCACGTGGGCACAATCCCCACTGGTTTCGATCGAAGTATTTCCACCGGACATCAATCTTGAAACAAAGAGAGACTCCCAATCTTTTATTGTGCAGGCATGGTATGCAGACGGTTTGTCTCAGGACGTGACCGATCAAGTGAAAGCCACCATTGCGGACGCGAAACTGGCCCGCCTCGATAAAAATATTGTCCACCCGATCGCTGATGGTGCCACCACTCTGAAAGTGGAATTTGGTGGCAAAGTTGTCGACTTGCCAGTCAATGTAAAAAGTGCTGCCGCGGAACGTGCGGTTTCTTTCCGCCTGGATGTGATGCCAATCTTCATGCGAACTGGTTGTAACGCCGGTTCCTGCCATGGTGCCGCACGTGGAAAAGATGGTTTTCGACTGTCGCTGTTTGGTTACGATCCCGCTGGTGACCACTATCGGCTTACTCGTGAAATCAATGGCCGTCGGGTGAACCTGGCATTGCCCGCCGAAGGTTTGCTGATGGAAAAAGCCGCAGGCAAAGTCCCCCACACTGGTGGGCAACGAATCAAAGAAGGCGACCAGTATTGGCAATCTCTTATTCGCTGGCACGAAGCAGGTGTTCCCAATGATGCTGCCGATGTAGCCAGCCCGATCAGCCTGGAAGTTTATCCCAAGCGAGCCGTGATGGACGGTAAAGGCACCAAACAGCGCCTGACCGTGCGTGCCAAATATAGCGATGGCCACGACCGCGATGTGACCGACCTGACATTGTTCCTGTCGAACAACGATAACTCCGCCACCATCACCACCGACGGTGCTGTCACCGCAGGTGAACGTGGGGAAGTATTTGTGATGGCTCGCTTTGCCACCTTCACCGTGGGTTCTCCATTTGTGGTGCTGCCCAAGGGGCTGAAGTTTGACTTCCCTGCCGTCAAAGATAACAACTATATCGATACATTGGTGCACAAAAAACTGCGGGATCTCCGCATTGCACCATCCGAATTGTGCACAGATGAAGCATTTTTGCGTCGGGTATATATCGACATTGTCGGTACGTTGCCCACTGCACAGGAATGCGAAAGCTTCATGAACAACACCGCACCCAACAAGCGGGAACAATTGATTGATGAACTGCTGAACCGCAAAGAATTTTCTGAAGTGTGGGTGATGAAGTGGGCCGAACTGTTACAGATTCGTTCCGATAACAATGTCAGCTACAAATCAACCTTGCTCTATTACAACTGGCTGCAGGACCGTATTTCCAACAACGTGCCTGTGAACCAGTGGGTGCAGGAATTACTCGGTGCCACCGGTGGGACCTTCAGTAACCCCGCCAGCAACTACTATCTGATTGAAACGGATATCCTGAAAACCTCGGAAAACGTGGCTCAGGTGTTCATGGGCATGCGGATTCAATGTGCCCAATGCCACAACCACCCGTTCGACCGCTGGACGATGGACGATTACTATGGCTTTACCGCGTTCTTCTCTCAGATTGGGCGGAAACAAGGCGAAGACCCACGTGAAACGATTTTCTTCGACCGCCACAGTGGGGATGTGCGTCACCCGGTGGACAATCGCGTGATGAAACCGAAGTTCCTGGGTGGTATTGAACCAGACCGCCCCACCGAAGACCGCAGAAAGGTGCTGGCCGCTTGGCTGGCATCGCCAGAAAACCCATACTTTGCCACCAACCTGGCAAACATTGTCTGGTCGCACTTCTTTGGTCAGGGGATTATTAATGAAGTCGACGATGTGCGGATCAGTAATCCCGCATCGAACGGCGAACTACTTGATGAACTGGGCAAGAAGTTTACTTCCTACAACTACGACTTCAAGAAGTTGGTGCGTGATATCTGTATGTCGCAGACCTATCAACGGTCCACCGTTCCAAACGCTTCCAACGAAGGTGATACCAGAAACTTTGCCCGTCAATCGATTCGCCGTATTCGTGCTGAAACGATGCTGGACATTATCTCCCAGGTAACTGAAACCAAGAACAAGTTCCAGGGGCTACCCGCTGGTGCACGTGCTGTGCAGATTGCTGACGGTCGTGTCACTAACTACTTCCTCAGTACGTTCGGTCGCGCTAGCCGTGAATCGGTCTGTTCCTGCGAAGTAAAACTGGAGCCAACATTGTCGCAATCGCTGCACCTGTTGAACGGTGATGCCACTACTCAACGGATCCGACAGGGGAATGTCACTACGAAGTTGCTGGGGACCAAACGCCCAGACGGCGAGATGATTGAGTATCTGTATATGAAGACCCTGTCGCGGAAACCAACGAAAGATGAATTGGACAAACTGACCAAGATTCTGACGGCGGAAGGTGACAAAGCCCGGTTTTTTGAAGACCTCTTCTGGGCGTTAATGAACTCGCGTGAGTTCGTGTTTAATCACTAA